The following nucleotide sequence is from Aggregicoccus sp. 17bor-14.
GTGCTGCGCCGCCTCCCCGCGCGGCTGGGTCCCGGCGTGCGCGCCCTGCCCGCTCGGCTCCGGCACGCGGGCGCAGGCCTCTCCGCGCTCCCGCCGCGCCGCCGCGCGCTGCTGGGGCTGGGGCTCGCCGCGCTGCTGCTCGTCCCGCTCCTCGTCGTGCTCCACCTGCGCAGCCCCGAGGTGCGCGCGCGGAGCGAGCTCGAGAAGGGCCAGCCGCTGCAGGCGCTGCGCACGCTGGATGGCATGCCGGGCACCAGGGCGCGCACGGACGGGGGGCTGCGCCAGCTGCGCGCGCAGGCCCTGCACGCACTCGGGCGGCACGAGGACGAGCACGCGGTGCTCTCCGCCCTCCCTGCCGAGGCGCGCGAGGACGTGGAGTCGCGCACGCTGGACGGGCTCGCCGAGGACTTCGCCGCGGACGAGGGGGACCGTACGGTGCGCCGCCTCCTCTCGTCCTTCCCCGAGCGCCCGGTGCGAAAGCACCTCGAGTCGCTGGCGGAGGAGCCGGCGTCGGAGCGCCAGTGGGGCGCGCTGCGCTACCTCGAGGCGCAGCAGGCGACGCAGGGCCTGGACCTGGTGGAGGTCTACGCCGCGTCGCTGCGCTCCCCCAACTGCGGGGTGCGCGCGCGTGCGGCGCGGAGGCTCTCGGCGCTGGGCGACAGCGGGGCGCTGCCGGAGCTCGAGCGGCTCGCGGCCCTGCCGAAGGAGCGCGGCCTGCTGGGCGGCAAGAACTGCGGTCAGGACGAGGCCGCCGAGGCTGCGCAGGCCCTCAAGCGCAAGAGTCGCTGACGCGTCCTCCCTCTGCCTCTGGGAGAGGGCCGGGGTGAGGGAAGCGGATTCCCCTCCCCGTCCCTTCGCCTACCGCAGCCTGTCCGCCGCCGCGTACCCCACGAATAGCTCTCCGGTGAGGTACGCCCGCAGCCGCTTGGACGCAGGCCGCAGGTAGTCGTTCAGCGTCTCCCCGCGCGGCGTGCGGAAGGTGCGCGGCTGGCGGGGGTTCAGCTTCGAGCGCGTCACGCCCTTGCTCGCGCGGTGGATGAAGGTGACGGTGCCATCGGGGTCCACGGACTCGACGACGCCGATGTGGGTGAGCCCGTCGTTGCGGCGCCCGTCCCGGTTGCGATCGTAGGTCTCGCGGAAGAACACGAGGTCACCGGGGTGCGGGGTGTGCCGGTGCAGGGCGCCCTGACGGCGGGCGAGGCGCCAGATGGCGGTGACGGCGTTCTCGCCGGGCCGGAAGCCGCCGCCCACCAGGTCGATGCCGGCGCTCTCGTAGGAGGCGCGCACGAGGCCCGAGCAGTCGTCGGGCACGTGGCGCACGACGCGCCGCAGGTTGCGCACGCCCACCAGCTTCACCGCGCGCCGGGCGATGACGGGGCCGGGGCGGCCCGAGAACGTGGCCGGCCGCGCCTGCACGGCGCCGGCGCCCGCGGCCGGCACCACCTCGCTGTCCGGCGGGAGGAACACCTCGGCGGCGAGCGCGAAGACGAAGGCCTCACCGGCCTCGGCCACCTGCTCCCGGGCACTGCGCGTGGGGGGCGCCTCCTCGGCCTCCTCCGGCTGGGGCGCGTAGGTGTCGGTGTCGGGGGGCGGGGCGGGCAGCGGCGGCGGCACCCAGAGCTGCGCCACGTCGAAGTGCGGCGCGGGCACGGGGCGGGGCGCGGGCTGCGAGGCGGCGAGCGCCGGCGCGGCGAGGAGCGGGAGGGTGAGCAGGGCGAGCGTGCGCATCGTTCGTGGCAACGGGCGTTCCTCCCCCTCATTCACGCGGCGCGCAGGCAGCTGTCCTGCAGCGAGCACCCGGTCGGGGTGCCCGGGGCCGCGGACCATAGCGCGCCGGGTGTGTGGGTCGGCGGAGGTGGGGGTACACCCCGGGCCTGCCCTGCCTGGAGGGCGAGCAGGCCCGGAGAGATGGGACTTCAGCCGCGCAGGAACGCGGTGCCGGCGCTCCCGGCGCGGGCGCCCTCGTCGAGCAGCGCGTGCGCAGGCGAGATGCCCACGATGTGGATGGCGTCGATGCCCTCGTCGAGCATCGCGAGGCTCTCCTCCACCTTGGGGATCATCCCGCCCTGGATGACGCCGGAGGCAATCTTCGCGCGCGCGTCCGCAGGGGTGAGCGTGGGGATGCGGGTGCTCGGATCGTTCTTGTCCCCGAGCACGCCGGGCACGTTGGACACGAGGAACAGCTTCGCGGCCTTGAGGTGCGCAGCCACGCGCGTGGCCACGGTGTCCGCGTTGATGTTGAACACGTTGCCCTGCGCATCGCCGGAGAGCGAGCCGAGCACCGGCACCACGCCGGCGTCCGAGAGCCGCGCGAACAGCGCCGTGTTCACGGCCGTCACGTCGCCCACCAGCCCGAAGTCGACGGGCTCGGGCCCCGCGCCGCTCACCACCGAGGGCGGGCGCCGCTTGGCCTCCACGAGCCCCGCGCTCACGCCGGTGGTGCACAGCGCCGGCACGTTCGCGAGCCGGAAGGCCGCGGCCACGTCCACGGACACCTGGCCCGCGAGCGTCATCTTCATCACCTCGAGCGTGGCCTCGTCCGTGACGCGGCGGCCCCCCACCATGCGGGGGGTGAGGCCCAGCTTCTGGGTGAGCTCGGTCGCCTGGGGCCCGCCGCCGTGCACCACCGCCACGCGGATGCCCGCGTCGAGGAAGGCGCGCACCGCCTTGCCCACGCTGCCGGCGAGCTTCGCGCGGTCCGCCGCGAGCTCGCCGCCGATCTTCACCACGAACCAGCGGCCCTTGAAGTCCGCGAGACCGCTCACGGCCACAGCCCCGGCTCCGCGAGCGTGAGCTTCTCCTCGAAGCCCATCATCACGTTGAAGCTCTGGATGGACTGGCCCGCGCCGCCCTTCACCAGGTTGTCGAGCGCGCTGAAGCACACCACGCGGCGGGTGTCGCCCGTGACGGGGCCCAGCGTGAAGCCCACCTCCACGTAGTTGCTGCCGCTCACGCCCACCACCTCGGGCTGGCGGCCGCCGCCCACGATGCGGATGAAGGGCTCGTTCGCGAAGGTGCTCTTCCACATCGCGTCCAGCTCCTCCTGCGTGGTGGAGGCCGCCACGGTGGCGAAGGACGAGGCGAAGATGCCGCGCGGCAGCGGCGCGGACACCGGCACGAACTCGAGGCTCATGCCCTTTCCACCCGCGGTCTCCAGCGTCTGGATGATCTCGGGGATGTGCTGGTGCTCGAGCGGCTTGTAGGTGCGCAGGTTCACCGCGCGCAGCGGGTGGTGCGTGGTGATCTGCGGGTTCGCGCCGCTGCCCGAGGAGCCGGTCGCGGCCACCGTGTGGATGGGGCCGGTGAGCTTCTTCGCCTTGGCGAGCGGCATCAGGCCCAGCGCGATGGTGGTCGCGAAGCAGCCCGGGCTCGCGATGTACTTCGCCTTCTTGATGGCCTCGCGGTTGAGCTCCGGCATGCCGTAGGTGAAGAGGCCGTCGGTGAGCGTGTTCGGGGCCGGGTGCTCCACGCCGTAGTACTTCGCGTAGGCGGCCGGGTCGCGCAGGCGGAAGTCGCCCGAGAGGTCCACGATGCGCACGCCCGAGGAGAGGATCTCCATCACCACCTTCGCGGTGGTCTTGTGCGGCATCGCGAGGAACGCCACGTCCATGCCCTTCACGGCCTCGGCGGGCGGCATCTGCTCGAAGGTGAGCGAGGTGAGGCCCGCGAGGTTGAGGTGCACGTCGCCCACGCGCTTGCCGATGTTGTCGACCGCGGTGACGCGCGCGACCTCCACGTGGGGGTGGAAGAGCAGGCGCCGGAGGATCTCCGCGCCGCCGTAGCCCGTACCGCCGATGACCACTGCCTTGACCTTGTTGGCCATGTTCGAGTGCTCCGTGAACGGTGAGTGGTGGGGTGTCTAGCGGCTTCGCGGGCCCGAATCCACCGTGCTGGGTGGCGGGTGTCGGTGGTGCTGGCGGGTGCGGCTGAGCTGTGGAAGCTTCGGCCCCGACATGCCCTCCGAGCCCCTGCTGCGCCCCATCGAGCCGCGGGACGACGCCGCCGTCGCCCGCATCATCCGCACCGTCATGCCCGAGTTCGGCGCCGGGGGCCCCGGCTTCGCCATCCACGACCCCGAGGTCTCCGCGATGAGCGCTGCTTACGCGGCGCCGGGGCACGCCTACTACGTGCTCGAGCAGGCAGGCGAGGTGGTGGGCGGCGGCGGCATCGCGCCCCTCACGGGTGGACCACCGGGCGTCTGCGAGCTGCGCAAGATGTACTTCCTGCCCCAGGCGCGGGGACAGGGTCAGGGCGAGCGCATGCTGCGCCACTGCCTCGCGTTCGCGCAGGAGGCGGGCTACCGCACGTGTTACCTGGAGACGCTGGAGGGCATGGACCAGGCGCAGCGCCTCTACCGGCGCCTCGGCTTCGAGCCGCTGTGCGCTCCGATGGGCGCGACGGGACACCACGGCTGCGACCGCTGGTACGCGCTCGCGCTCCAGCCCTCGCGCTGAGCTGGGAGAGCGAGGAGCCGAGCGGTGACGGCGCGGAGTCGCTCGCGTCGAGCCGTTCGCGGCGCGCGGGTCCCAGGGCGGCGTCGTTGGCGTATGGGGTGCCTGGGCGGCGCTCGCTCGAGGGCGGGGGGCGATCCGCTTCTGGGCCTCCTGCGGTGCGCTGGAGCAGCGCTGCCTCCTGTTGACGCGAGGCACTGAGCCAGCACCCCGCGTGCGTGCGCTCTCGGGGCCCGCTGCCACGGGGGTGCGCCCGTTCGGCGGACGGGGCGCCGAGCCAGGTCTCACGGGTGCGCGCCCGGCGTCTCCTCCGCGGGAGCATGCCCGGTGAGGCGCGGTGAACGGGGGGCCTGCCCGCCCTTCCGTCCGCCGGGCGTGGAGCCGGCTCGGGCAGGCGGCGGAGCCCATGGTCATCCTCTGCACCAGGAGGTTGGACATGAGCGACAAGAAGCGCGAGGAGCAGCGCAACCAGCAGAGCGGCAACCGCGGCGACCAGTCCGGCGAGGGGCGCCCGCGCCGCGACGATGGCGAGGTGTTCCCGGCCCAGCGCAACGCGGGCGAGTTCGGCACGCACGGGGGCCCCGCGCGCACCCAGAAGGGCCAGGCCGCGGATGACGGCGCGAACGTCGAAGGGGACGAGTGAGCGTCGGGCGCCGCGGCTGACCAGCGCTCGCGGAGCCCGGACCGGAGCGCGGGAGGAGGCCACTCCTCCCGCCGCCGGGGCGACGGCGCGGGGCCAGTGCAAGGCGCCCTTCGACATCGAGCAGGCGCTCGCGCGGGTGCGCGAGGAGGTCAAGGGCGTCGCAGACGCGGCCATGTTCGAGCTCGCGGCGCGGGGCCATGGCAGCCTCTTCGAGCAGCTGGTCGCATGCATCCTCTCCATCCGCACCCGGGACGAGGTGAGCCTCCCGGCGTCACTCGCGCTGCTGGGCAGGGCGCGCACGCCACAGCAACTGCGGGCGCTGCCGGTGGAGGAGATCGATCGCCTCATCGACGCGGTCACCTTCCACGAGCCGAAGGCGCGGCAGATCCACGCCATCGCCACGCGGGTCGTGGAGGAGTTCGGAGGCGAGCTGCCCGCGGATGACGAGGTGCTGCAGTCCTTCAACGGCGTGGGGCCCAAGTGCGCGCACCTGGCGCTCGGCGTTGCGCTGGGGCAGGAGCACATCAGCGTGGACATCCACGTGCACCGGGTGACGAACCGCTGGGGCTACGTACGGGCGCGCACGCCGGAGCGCACTCTCGAGGCGCTCGAACGGGTGCTCCCGCGTCCCTACTGGGTGGAGCTGAATCGGCTCCTCGTGCCCTTCGGCAAGCACGTGTGCACGGGAGTGCGGCCCCGCTGCTCGAGCTGCCCGGTGCTCGAGATGTGTCAGCAGGTGGGGGTGACGGAGCACCGCTGAGCCGGCGCGCTCAGCGGTCCTTGCCGAGGATCTGGGTGGCTCGCCGCGC
It contains:
- a CDS encoding CHAP domain-containing protein, whose translation is MRTLALLTLPLLAAPALAASQPAPRPVPAPHFDVAQLWVPPPLPAPPPDTDTYAPQPEEAEEAPPTRSAREQVAEAGEAFVFALAAEVFLPPDSEVVPAAGAGAVQARPATFSGRPGPVIARRAVKLVGVRNLRRVVRHVPDDCSGLVRASYESAGIDLVGGGFRPGENAVTAIWRLARRQGALHRHTPHPGDLVFFRETYDRNRDGRRNDGLTHIGVVESVDPDGTVTFIHRASKGVTRSKLNPRQPRTFRTPRGETLNDYLRPASKRLRAYLTGELFVGYAAADRLR
- the argB gene encoding acetylglutamate kinase: MSGLADFKGRWFVVKIGGELAADRAKLAGSVGKAVRAFLDAGIRVAVVHGGGPQATELTQKLGLTPRMVGGRRVTDEATLEVMKMTLAGQVSVDVAAAFRLANVPALCTTGVSAGLVEAKRRPPSVVSGAGPEPVDFGLVGDVTAVNTALFARLSDAGVVPVLGSLSGDAQGNVFNINADTVATRVAAHLKAAKLFLVSNVPGVLGDKNDPSTRIPTLTPADARAKIASGVIQGGMIPKVEESLAMLDEGIDAIHIVGISPAHALLDEGARAGSAGTAFLRG
- the argC gene encoding N-acetyl-gamma-glutamyl-phosphate reductase; this encodes MANKVKAVVIGGTGYGGAEILRRLLFHPHVEVARVTAVDNIGKRVGDVHLNLAGLTSLTFEQMPPAEAVKGMDVAFLAMPHKTTAKVVMEILSSGVRIVDLSGDFRLRDPAAYAKYYGVEHPAPNTLTDGLFTYGMPELNREAIKKAKYIASPGCFATTIALGLMPLAKAKKLTGPIHTVAATGSSGSGANPQITTHHPLRAVNLRTYKPLEHQHIPEIIQTLETAGGKGMSLEFVPVSAPLPRGIFASSFATVAASTTQEELDAMWKSTFANEPFIRIVGGGRQPEVVGVSGSNYVEVGFTLGPVTGDTRRVVCFSALDNLVKGGAGQSIQSFNVMMGFEEKLTLAEPGLWP
- a CDS encoding GNAT family N-acetyltransferase, with translation MPSEPLLRPIEPRDDAAVARIIRTVMPEFGAGGPGFAIHDPEVSAMSAAYAAPGHAYYVLEQAGEVVGGGGIAPLTGGPPGVCELRKMYFLPQARGQGQGERMLRHCLAFAQEAGYRTCYLETLEGMDQAQRLYRRLGFEPLCAPMGATGHHGCDRWYALALQPSR
- the nth gene encoding endonuclease III, with amino-acid sequence MREEVKGVADAAMFELAARGHGSLFEQLVACILSIRTRDEVSLPASLALLGRARTPQQLRALPVEEIDRLIDAVTFHEPKARQIHAIATRVVEEFGGELPADDEVLQSFNGVGPKCAHLALGVALGQEHISVDIHVHRVTNRWGYVRARTPERTLEALERVLPRPYWVELNRLLVPFGKHVCTGVRPRCSSCPVLEMCQQVGVTEHR